The Saccharothrix violaceirubra genome segment CTGCACGGACAGGTAGCCGTGGTCGGGCGCGGCGGCGACGAGCGCCTTCAACGCCTCGGCCACGGTCTTGACGTCGCCGGGCAGCCAGCCCTCGCTCGGGTACGCCTCGATCGGACCGTCCACGAACGCGGGCGCGGCCGGCGTCGACGCGGGCGCGTCGAGCAGCGACCGGGCGGCCTTCTTCGCGGCCTCCACGTCGGGCTGGTCGAACGGGTTGATGCCCAGGCCGCGCCCGGCCAGCGCGGTCGCGTACTCCCACACCAGGAACTGCGCGCCCAGCGGCCCCTCGACGGCGATCGAGGAGGACCCGGTCGCCGGTCCGATGGCGACCGTGGTGGCGTCCGAGCGGGCGTCGACGAAGCCGGGCGCGCCCGGTCCCTCGACGACGACGGGCAGCAGGCCGGTGCCGTGCTTGCCGGTCGACTCGGCGATCAGCTGCTCGACCCAGTCGCCGAACCCCTTGATGCCCGAGCCGGTGTCGGCGAACACGATCTTCTCCGCGCCGTGCGCGTGCGCCACGACGAACTGCGCGGCGAGCACCACGGCGGGGTTGTCGGGCGAGTCCGCGGCGACCAGGGGCGCCACGGCGGCGGCCTCGTCGAGCAGCCGCCCGATGTCGGCACCGGCGAGGCCCGAGGGCACGAGTCCGAACGCGGTGAGCGCCGAGTACCGGCCGCCCACGTTCGGGTCGGCCGGGAACACGGCGCGGTAGCCGGCCTCCTCGGCCTGCGCGGCCAACGGGGAGCCGGGGTCGGTGACGACGACGATGCGGGAACGCGCGTCGATCCCGGCGTCCGCGAAGGCCTTCTCGAAGATCCGGCGGTGGCTGTCGG includes the following:
- a CDS encoding glucose-6-phosphate isomerase, with the protein product MTEPISVEIVRTPNREQVATVVSDLLRESVPSRLSAGDPTLWGPDAESEAAIRLSWTTLHETSRPLVARIAALRAELLDAGVDRVVLAGMGGSSLAPEVITGTAGVPLVVLDTTDPGQVADALAGDLDRTVLVVSSKSGGTVETDSHRRIFEKAFADAGIDARSRIVVVTDPGSPLAAQAEEAGYRAVFPADPNVGGRYSALTAFGLVPSGLAGADIGRLLDEAAAVAPLVAADSPDNPAVVLAAQFVVAHAHGAEKIVFADTGSGIKGFGDWVEQLIAESTGKHGTGLLPVVVEGPGAPGFVDARSDATTVAIGPATGSSSIAVEGPLGAQFLVWEYATALAGRGLGINPFDQPDVEAAKKAARSLLDAPASTPAAPAFVDGPIEAYPSEGWLPGDVKTVAEALKALVAAAPDHGYLSVQAYLDRIDDASFALVRPELARRAHLQTTFGWGPRFLHSTGQYHKGGHRNGVFLQLTGASESTVDVPDRPYDLGTLQLAQALGDGQVLAGHGRPVLRLHLTDRVAGLAQLVEAIQEDGS